The Lytechinus pictus isolate F3 Inbred chromosome 10, Lp3.0, whole genome shotgun sequence genome includes a window with the following:
- the LOC129269624 gene encoding heparan sulfate glucosamine 3-O-sulfotransferase 3B1-like, translating to MNYARTSTICWRYHRKMMAAVVIVSALYFFVSIALTKKGIPNEDVQGSNLETFHRKKGVHERDGKHHRHQGKNPSRKIHRIPHNALPAEGIKGLAKGAQQGQVKQKEEEFSSSSTSSSADSPGQKQSDPKANKPSKRFPQAIIIGVKKGGTRALLNFISLHPDVAAATREMHFFDRYYDKGLEWYR from the exons ATGAATTATGCACGGACTTCCACAATATGTTGGCGGTACCACCGCAAGATGATGGCTGCGGTCGTCATCGTATCTGCACTTTATTTCTTTGTGTCCATTGCACTGACTAAAAAGGGCATACCCAATGAAGACGTACAGGGTTCGAATCTTGAGACATTCCATCGGAAAAAAGGAGTGCACGAGAGGGATGGAAAGCATCATCGTCATCAGGGAAAGAACCCTTCGAGGAAGATTCATAGGATACCCCACAATGCTCTGCCGGCGGAGGGCATCAAGGGCCTCGCCAAGGGAGCGCAGCAGGGTCAGGTGAAGCAGAAGGAGGAGGAATTTTCGAGCAGTTCTACCTCGAGCTCAGCCGATAGTCCAGGGCAGAAACAAAGCGATCCAAAG GCAAACAAACCAAGTAAGAGGTTTCCTCAGGCCATCATCATCGGTGTGAAGAAAGGTGGAACGAGGGCGCTCCTTAATTTTATTTCCTTGCATCCTGACGTAGCAGCAGCTACAAGGGAGATGCACTTCTTTGATCGATACTATGATAAAGGGCTTGAATGGTACAGGTAA